In Drosophila yakuba strain Tai18E2 chromosome 2R, Prin_Dyak_Tai18E2_2.1, whole genome shotgun sequence, a single genomic region encodes these proteins:
- the LOC6529564 gene encoding caltractin codes for MSSKRLGSMLSSASVMQSTASISSRAKKSKKPKLPTFDLSLSQKVDIKKAFDLFDTQCTGFIETKELRVAIRALGFEPKKEDIKRMMDEIDKDKTGRIAFNDFLYLMRLKMAEKDSNQDMMKAFSFFDDDRTGSISFLNLKRVAKELGEQLTDEELQEMIDEANISGDGEVSKEEFLNLIKKTNLI; via the coding sequence ATGTCCAGCAAACGTCTTGGTAGCATGCTGTCCTCGGCCAGTGTGATGCAATCGACTGCATCGATCTCCAGCAGGgctaaaaaatcgaaaaagccCAAGCTGCCGACCTTTGACCTTTCGCTAAGCCAGAAGGTAGACATTAAGAAAGCCTTCGATTTGTTTGACACCCAGTGCACGGGCTTTATTGAAACCAAGGAGCTTCGCGTGGCCATTCGTGCCCTGGGATTTGAGCCGAAGAAAGAGGATATAAAGCGTATGATGGACGAAATCGATAAGGACAAGACGGGAAGGATTGCCTTTAACGATTTCCTATATCTGATGCGCTTGAAAATGGCGGAAAAGGACTCTAATCAGGATATGATGAAGGCGTTTTCCTTCTTCGACGATGATCGCACCGGCAGCATTTCCTTCCTAAACTTAAAACGCGTGGCCAAGGAGCTGGGTGAACAGCTCACCGACGAGGAACTGCAGGAGATGATCGACGAGGCCAATATTTCCGGTGATGGTGAGGTTAGCAAGGAGGAGTTCCTCAACCTCATCAAGAAAACCAATCTGATCTAG